In the genome of Myxococcus stipitatus, one region contains:
- a CDS encoding ABC transporter permease has protein sequence MSTPWARWLGLAAWLVPVVVFAVGPVALLLSRGAGAPGDLGTDGLASELGALGNTLAISGGAALLALALGAPLSLLLFRTDLPLRGVFTVLFTLPSAIPAFIWGMGWLSLASPRAGYLNRLWGEGTLDIHGPVGIAFVEGLSGLPLVLLAGAAALRRMDPALEEAARVCGASPVRALLTTTVPLVLPSLLSGAVMVFLMAASSFGVPYLLGVSATPPTRVLTTRIYELVLQGEEGLGRACVLALVLLALTPLSLLATWALGRSGRVRLSAGKGLASRPLALGRARTAATVGVSSVCLLLVLLPLGAILLTSLQRGFGARLAWEELTLSHWASVLTQPRTLKATGLSLLLAAGAGVLVCGFGLASAMLQRAFRRLGAGVEALAVWPYAVPGTVLALALLLAFSRDWRFILLDQVAFVLTMAHTPWLLLVAYAAKYLALGTRNSAEALAQLDPSLTEAARVSGASPLRAFLDVPLPLLRPALTVAFILAFLSCATEITMSVLLVPAGSEVLGKLLFDLQSYADPAAAAVLACAFVMLVVSGQVVLALVSRRTTEAR, from the coding sequence ATGAGCACGCCCTGGGCGCGATGGCTGGGATTGGCCGCGTGGCTGGTGCCGGTGGTTGTGTTCGCCGTGGGGCCGGTGGCGCTGTTGCTCTCGCGCGGCGCGGGGGCGCCGGGAGACCTGGGGACCGACGGATTGGCGTCGGAGCTGGGGGCGCTGGGGAACACGCTCGCCATCTCGGGAGGGGCCGCGCTGCTCGCGCTCGCGCTGGGGGCGCCGCTGTCGCTGTTGCTGTTCCGCACGGACCTGCCGCTGCGAGGTGTCTTCACCGTCCTCTTCACCCTGCCCTCCGCCATCCCCGCGTTCATCTGGGGCATGGGTTGGCTGTCATTGGCCAGCCCTCGCGCGGGTTATCTCAACCGCCTGTGGGGAGAGGGCACGCTCGACATCCATGGGCCCGTGGGCATCGCCTTCGTCGAGGGCCTGTCGGGCCTGCCCCTGGTGCTCCTCGCGGGCGCGGCGGCGCTGCGCAGGATGGACCCGGCGCTGGAGGAGGCCGCGCGCGTGTGTGGTGCCTCGCCGGTGAGGGCGCTGCTGACGACGACGGTGCCGCTGGTGCTCCCGTCGCTCCTGTCCGGCGCGGTGATGGTGTTCCTCATGGCCGCGTCGTCCTTCGGCGTGCCGTATCTGCTGGGCGTGTCCGCGACCCCTCCGACGCGGGTGCTCACCACGCGCATCTACGAGCTGGTGCTGCAAGGGGAGGAAGGACTGGGACGGGCGTGTGTGCTCGCGCTCGTGCTGCTGGCGCTGACGCCGCTGTCGCTGCTCGCGACGTGGGCCCTGGGGCGCTCCGGCCGCGTGAGGTTGAGCGCGGGCAAGGGGCTGGCCTCGCGGCCCCTCGCGCTGGGTCGCGCGCGCACGGCGGCCACCGTGGGTGTCTCGAGCGTGTGTCTGTTGCTGGTGCTGCTGCCCCTGGGCGCCATCCTGCTCACGTCGCTCCAGCGCGGCTTCGGCGCACGGCTCGCGTGGGAGGAATTGACGCTCTCGCACTGGGCCAGTGTGCTGACGCAGCCTCGTACGCTGAAGGCCACGGGGCTCAGCCTGCTGCTCGCGGCGGGAGCGGGGGTGCTCGTGTGTGGCTTCGGCCTGGCGTCGGCGATGCTCCAGCGGGCGTTCCGACGACTCGGGGCCGGCGTGGAGGCGCTGGCCGTGTGGCCCTACGCCGTGCCGGGCACGGTGCTGGCGCTGGCGCTGCTGCTCGCGTTCTCCCGAGACTGGCGCTTCATCCTGTTGGACCAGGTGGCCTTCGTGCTGACGATGGCGCATACGCCGTGGCTGCTGCTGGTGGCCTACGCGGCGAAGTACCTGGCGCTGGGAACGCGCAACAGCGCGGAGGCGCTGGCGCAGCTGGACCCGTCGCTGACGGAAGCCGCGCGGGTCAGCGGCGCGAGTCCCCTGCGCGCGTTCCTGGACGTCCCCTTGCCGCTCCTGCGGCCCGCGCTCACGGTGGCCTTCATCCTGGCGTTCCTCTCGTGCGCGACGGAAATCACCATGTCCGTGCTGCTGGTGCCCGCGGGCTCGGAGGTGCTGGGCAAGCTGCTCTTCGACTTGCAGAGCTACGCGGACCCGGCGGCGGCGGCGGTGCTGGCGTGTGCGTTCGTGATGCTGGTGGTGTCCGGACAGGTGGTGCTCGCGCTGGTGTCTCGACGCACGACGGAGGCGCGGTGA
- a CDS encoding CAP domain-containing protein, whose product MNRSCVRRLLALGLLVPWLSTGCDSEDSPEEDPPSGDAGIPDGGPGTPDGGETLSQFARDMLDGHNATRAAAKPVPSPALVPVTWDTEAENTAKAYAAKCEFKHNPNRGNLGENLYAATPDSKTTRAVVEGWSSEINDYNYATNSCAQTKMCGHYTQIVWRNTKRIGCATQVCTENSPWGAQWPKWQLWVCNYAPPGNYVGERPY is encoded by the coding sequence ATGAACCGCTCCTGCGTCCGACGTCTGCTGGCCCTGGGTCTCCTCGTGCCGTGGCTCTCCACGGGTTGCGATTCGGAGGACTCGCCCGAAGAGGACCCGCCCTCGGGCGATGCGGGCATCCCCGACGGAGGCCCCGGCACGCCCGATGGCGGCGAGACGTTGTCGCAGTTCGCGCGGGACATGCTGGACGGGCACAACGCCACGCGCGCCGCCGCGAAGCCCGTGCCCAGCCCCGCGCTGGTGCCGGTGACGTGGGACACAGAAGCGGAAAACACGGCGAAGGCCTACGCGGCGAAGTGCGAGTTCAAGCACAACCCCAACAGGGGCAACCTGGGCGAGAACCTCTACGCCGCCACCCCCGACTCCAAGACCACCCGCGCCGTGGTGGAGGGCTGGAGCAGCGAAATCAACGACTACAACTACGCCACCAACTCGTGCGCGCAGACCAAGATGTGTGGCCACTACACGCAAATCGTGTGGCGGAACACGAAGCGCATCGGCTGCGCCACGCAGGTCTGCACGGAGAACTCTCCCTGGGGCGCCCAGTGGCCCAAGTGGCAGCTCTGGGTCTGCAACTACGCGCCCCCGGGCAACTACGTCGGCGAGCGGCCCTACTGA
- a CDS encoding ABC transporter ATP-binding protein: MAAISLEGVFKSYGATPVVRGLSLEVHEGELVSLLGPSGCGKTTTLRMLAGLEHPDAGVLRLGGEVVAGPGVRVPPERRGLGMVFQGYAVWPHRTVEENVAYPLTLRRVPRAELAAKVGEALRWVRLEKLATRKPHELSGGQLQRVALARALVAGPRVLLLDEPLSNLDAALREELRAEIAALRARLGTTLVFVTHDQGEALALSDRIAVMNQGVLEQVAPPETLYREPATPFVAGFVGGANVLAGEVRDGAFHTAHGGGVFPLPPDTLSPPGAATLVVRPEDLELGEPGTPLPLSARLFLGYAAEYRFPVDGTLLRVVAPPLDVRPGQSLQVRIRKARLYPRG; encoded by the coding sequence ATGGCGGCCATCTCACTGGAGGGCGTGTTCAAGTCCTACGGCGCCACGCCCGTGGTGCGGGGCCTGAGCCTCGAGGTCCACGAGGGGGAGCTCGTCTCGCTGCTGGGCCCGTCCGGCTGCGGGAAGACGACGACGCTTCGCATGCTCGCGGGGCTGGAGCATCCCGACGCGGGAGTCCTCCGCCTCGGCGGCGAGGTGGTGGCCGGGCCCGGCGTGCGCGTGCCTCCCGAGCGGCGCGGGCTGGGCATGGTGTTCCAGGGCTACGCCGTGTGGCCCCACCGCACGGTGGAGGAGAACGTGGCCTATCCGCTGACGCTGCGCCGCGTGCCCAGGGCGGAGCTCGCCGCGAAGGTCGGCGAGGCGCTGCGCTGGGTCCGACTGGAGAAGCTCGCGACGCGCAAGCCGCACGAGCTCTCGGGGGGGCAGCTCCAGCGCGTCGCCCTCGCGCGAGCCCTGGTCGCGGGGCCTCGGGTGTTGCTGCTCGACGAGCCCCTCTCCAACCTGGACGCGGCGCTGCGCGAGGAGCTGCGCGCCGAAATCGCGGCCCTGCGCGCGAGGCTGGGCACCACCCTCGTCTTCGTCACCCATGACCAGGGCGAGGCGCTCGCGCTGTCGGACCGCATCGCGGTGATGAACCAGGGCGTCCTGGAGCAGGTCGCCCCCCCCGAGACGCTCTACCGCGAGCCGGCGACGCCCTTCGTCGCGGGCTTCGTCGGAGGCGCCAACGTCCTCGCGGGCGAGGTGCGCGACGGCGCGTTCCACACCGCCCACGGCGGCGGCGTGTTCCCCCTGCCTCCGGACACCCTCTCGCCCCCCGGCGCCGCCACGCTGGTGGTCCGCCCCGAGGACCTGGAGCTGGGAGAGCCCGGCACGCCGCTGCCCCTCTCCGCGCGCCTGTTCCTGGGCTACGCGGCCGAGTACCGCTTCCCCGTCGACGGCACCCTCCTGCGCGTGGTGGCGCCGCCTCTCGACGTGCGCCCCGGACAGTCCCTCCAGGTCCGCATCCGGAAGGCCCGCCTCTACCCCCGAGGCTGA
- a CDS encoding VOC family protein codes for MSDNNPSILSHVSIGTNDFARAVAFYDRVMAALGYGRVLEFPHAVAYGKQFPEFWVQTPLDGSRANVGNGTHFGFIAHSKQAVHAFHEAALAAGATNDGAPGPRPLYGEPYYGCFVRDLDGHKIEASFWDTSMGGSHGA; via the coding sequence ATGAGCGACAACAACCCGAGCATCCTCTCTCACGTCTCCATCGGCACGAACGACTTCGCGCGCGCCGTGGCCTTCTATGACCGCGTGATGGCCGCGCTCGGCTACGGCCGCGTGCTGGAGTTCCCCCACGCCGTCGCCTACGGCAAGCAGTTCCCCGAGTTCTGGGTGCAGACGCCGCTCGACGGCTCGCGCGCCAACGTGGGCAATGGCACGCACTTCGGTTTCATCGCCCACTCGAAGCAGGCGGTGCATGCCTTCCACGAGGCCGCGCTCGCGGCGGGGGCCACCAACGACGGCGCTCCAGGCCCTCGTCCGCTGTACGGCGAGCCGTACTACGGCTGCTTCGTGAGGGACCTGGACGGCCACAAAATCGAGGCGTCCTTCTGGGACACCTCGATGGGTGGCTCGCACGGCGCCTGA
- a CDS encoding SO2930 family diheme c-type cytochrome, with product MRSPYMTRLGLAAVLLAAAVAACSGGNEDDTHIIDPPDAGDAGDASTPDSGLDAGDSGPGEDGGTDAGDDGGTDAGHEDGGTDAGTDAGSDAGPPPGTVTIPNELSGYNLFTGTPAGGDFKPVEGNIPYELTTPLFSDYSLKSRTLYIPAGKAALYSADAVLDLPVGTIITKTFAFPADFREPTKNVRPLETRVLVRQPQPVGWVAYPYVWNDALTEATLASGGKVFKDFSFIDEQGVTKKFDYLVPQRNQCQKCHHVVDEQDNQHLLPIGVKARYLNRDHTYGVQPVNQLQHLASLGKLEGLPPAAQVPRAPDAFNAGEADLTQRARTYLDINCAHCHNPKAQPGITSRLFLDIKTTDEFSLGYCKRPGSAGGGVGGEFDIVPGSHDTSILWFRMHTEISGKMMPEIGRALRHEAGAQLIADWIDAMPPRSCK from the coding sequence ATGCGTTCGCCGTACATGACGCGCCTGGGCCTCGCCGCGGTGTTGCTCGCCGCGGCGGTGGCCGCCTGCTCCGGTGGGAATGAAGACGATACCCACATCATCGACCCGCCTGACGCGGGCGACGCCGGAGATGCATCCACGCCCGACTCCGGGCTGGACGCGGGTGACTCGGGGCCCGGAGAGGACGGGGGCACCGATGCTGGAGACGACGGGGGGACCGACGCCGGACATGAGGATGGAGGTACGGACGCGGGGACCGATGCGGGCTCCGACGCGGGCCCCCCTCCGGGGACGGTGACCATTCCCAACGAGTTGTCGGGGTACAACCTCTTCACGGGGACTCCCGCGGGCGGCGACTTCAAGCCCGTGGAAGGCAACATCCCGTATGAGCTGACCACGCCGCTCTTCTCCGACTACTCCCTCAAGTCCCGCACGCTGTACATCCCCGCGGGCAAGGCGGCGCTGTACTCGGCGGATGCGGTGCTGGACCTGCCGGTGGGCACCATCATCACCAAGACGTTCGCCTTCCCGGCGGACTTCCGTGAGCCGACGAAGAACGTGCGTCCGTTGGAGACGCGCGTCCTGGTGCGGCAGCCGCAGCCGGTGGGCTGGGTGGCGTATCCCTACGTCTGGAACGACGCGCTGACGGAGGCGACGCTGGCCAGCGGCGGGAAGGTGTTCAAGGACTTCTCGTTCATCGACGAGCAGGGTGTGACGAAGAAGTTCGACTACCTGGTGCCGCAGCGCAACCAGTGCCAGAAGTGCCATCACGTGGTGGATGAGCAGGACAACCAACACCTGCTGCCCATTGGCGTGAAGGCCCGGTATCTCAACCGGGACCACACCTATGGCGTCCAGCCCGTCAACCAGCTCCAGCACCTGGCGAGCCTCGGGAAGCTGGAGGGGTTGCCGCCGGCGGCGCAGGTTCCCCGCGCTCCGGATGCGTTCAACGCGGGCGAGGCGGACCTGACGCAGCGGGCGCGCACCTATCTGGATATCAACTGCGCGCACTGCCACAACCCCAAGGCGCAGCCGGGCATCACCAGCCGGCTGTTCCTGGACATCAAGACGACGGATGAGTTCAGCCTGGGCTACTGCAAGCGCCCGGGCTCCGCCGGGGGTGGCGTGGGCGGTGAGTTCGACATCGTCCCCGGCAGCCACGACACGTCCATCCTCTGGTTCCGGATGCACACGGAAATCTCCGGGAAGATGATGCCGGAGATTGGCCGCGCCCTGCGCCACGAGGCGGGAGCCCAGCTCATCGCCGACTGGATTGACGCCATGCCGCCGCGAAGCTGCAAGTAG
- a CDS encoding parallel beta-helix domain-containing protein, whose amino-acid sequence MNRLPLSRVTRVALVSLMSLLAIPACSDDDADGPYADPHPSKGPGEETPDAGPPDSGTPDSGTPDSGTPDAGPTVWPQEFTCEGKETHALTFNPGQEQQLQNAVNDLKPCTTITLGAGTFRFDNAVTIRQDGITFQGAGRGAQGEGTGGASSTVLDFTNAAANTNGLDVVGKLFTLRDVALWGAQKDGLRVENSSNVLIQRIRTEWAQPNLPTNGKYGIYPVKSRYVIVEDCEAYNASDAGIYVGQTRYAIVRRNIAKQNVAGIEIENTKFAFVEGNTAIDNTTGLVVFDLPGNPIQGTDVLVTKNTITGNNRKNFASDSGSSSTVSQVPAGTGTFILASRRVEFVGNTWGNNNTVDIAVLSGLAIEPNPVLWSAGFFNFSTSDVSIHHNTFLGGSGGNVDSGETNPASRPLGYLISNLYAYGKAAAGVDRVEHVMWDGIDPAPRNENVANGMHLCFSNNVVPATTKASVVDLDLEAVQKKLTAATPDIVGAWAETRRYNQGAAPFNCSGFSPALKLP is encoded by the coding sequence ATGAACCGTCTGCCGCTTTCGCGCGTGACCCGTGTCGCGCTCGTCTCCCTGATGAGCCTGCTCGCCATTCCCGCCTGTTCGGATGACGACGCTGACGGGCCGTACGCGGACCCGCACCCCAGCAAGGGGCCGGGCGAGGAGACACCGGACGCGGGGCCGCCGGACTCGGGCACGCCGGATTCGGGCACGCCGGACTCGGGCACGCCCGACGCGGGCCCGACGGTCTGGCCGCAGGAGTTCACGTGCGAGGGCAAGGAGACCCACGCGCTGACCTTCAACCCGGGCCAGGAGCAGCAGCTCCAGAACGCCGTCAATGACTTGAAGCCGTGCACCACCATCACGCTGGGGGCCGGCACCTTCCGCTTCGACAACGCGGTGACCATCCGCCAGGACGGCATCACCTTCCAGGGCGCGGGCCGGGGCGCGCAGGGCGAGGGCACCGGTGGCGCGTCCAGCACGGTGCTGGACTTCACCAACGCCGCCGCGAACACCAACGGCCTGGACGTGGTGGGCAAGCTCTTCACGCTGCGCGACGTGGCGCTGTGGGGCGCGCAGAAGGACGGCTTGCGCGTGGAGAACTCCAGCAACGTCCTCATCCAGCGCATCCGCACCGAGTGGGCGCAGCCGAACCTGCCGACCAACGGCAAGTACGGCATCTACCCGGTGAAGTCGCGCTACGTCATCGTGGAGGACTGCGAGGCCTACAACGCGTCGGACGCGGGCATCTACGTGGGCCAGACGCGCTACGCCATCGTGCGCCGCAACATCGCCAAGCAGAACGTGGCGGGCATTGAAATCGAGAACACGAAGTTCGCCTTCGTGGAGGGCAACACGGCCATCGACAACACCACGGGTCTGGTGGTGTTCGACCTGCCGGGCAACCCCATCCAGGGCACGGACGTGCTCGTCACCAAGAACACCATCACCGGCAACAACCGGAAGAACTTCGCGTCGGACTCCGGCAGCAGCAGCACCGTGTCGCAGGTGCCGGCCGGGACGGGCACGTTCATCCTGGCGTCGCGCCGGGTGGAGTTCGTGGGCAACACGTGGGGCAACAACAACACGGTGGACATCGCTGTGCTGAGCGGCCTGGCCATCGAGCCCAACCCCGTGCTGTGGTCCGCGGGCTTCTTCAACTTCTCCACGTCGGACGTGTCCATCCACCACAACACCTTCCTGGGTGGCAGCGGTGGGAACGTGGACAGCGGCGAGACGAACCCCGCGTCCCGCCCGCTGGGCTACCTCATCTCCAACCTCTATGCCTACGGCAAGGCGGCCGCGGGTGTGGACCGCGTGGAGCACGTGATGTGGGACGGCATCGACCCGGCGCCGCGCAACGAGAACGTGGCCAACGGCATGCACCTCTGCTTCAGCAACAACGTGGTGCCCGCCACCACGAAGGCGTCGGTGGTGGACCTGGACCTGGAGGCCGTGCAGAAGAAGCTCACCGCGGCGACGCCGGACATCGTCGGCGCCTGGGCGGAGACGCGGCGCTACAACCAGGGGGCCGCGCCCTTCAACTGCTCGGGCTTCTCGCCCGCGCTGAAGCTCCCCTGA
- a CDS encoding dienelactone hydrolase family protein, translated as MKTAMHRRVLLLGSLLLLGGCMRGGVPREVLRGPSPTGAITEEEFKALHTSPAQAPAVPQGQEVEVGGMKAYLSLPENAKAPLPAVLVIHEQWGLDAHIRHWVDRLAANGYAALAVDLYDGKVPTTAVQALALSRRLDPARTAQALKAAHAFLQEDVRVRAIRTGVLGWSVGGGWSLKAAMEIPELDAAVLYYANPVVTDVEALATIRASVLGIIAARDEVIRREDAWVLRDALDGAGVRHRIVELEGAHGFANPTDPGYDERSAAMAWAETSMFFEHHLRR; from the coding sequence ATGAAGACCGCCATGCACCGCCGTGTGTTGCTCCTGGGCTCGCTGCTGCTGCTGGGCGGCTGCATGCGCGGAGGCGTCCCTCGCGAGGTGCTGCGGGGCCCGTCGCCCACGGGCGCCATCACCGAGGAGGAGTTCAAGGCGCTGCACACCTCGCCCGCCCAGGCGCCGGCCGTGCCCCAGGGACAGGAGGTGGAGGTGGGCGGGATGAAGGCGTACCTGAGCCTTCCGGAGAACGCGAAGGCGCCCCTGCCCGCGGTGCTCGTCATCCATGAGCAGTGGGGGCTCGACGCGCACATCCGCCACTGGGTGGACCGGCTGGCGGCCAACGGGTACGCGGCGCTGGCGGTGGACCTGTACGACGGCAAGGTGCCCACCACGGCGGTGCAGGCGCTCGCGCTGTCGCGGCGGCTGGACCCGGCGCGGACGGCGCAGGCGCTGAAGGCGGCGCATGCGTTCCTCCAGGAGGATGTACGCGTGCGCGCCATCCGCACCGGGGTGCTGGGGTGGAGCGTGGGTGGGGGCTGGTCGCTCAAGGCCGCCATGGAGATTCCGGAGCTGGACGCGGCGGTGCTCTACTACGCCAACCCCGTGGTGACGGACGTGGAGGCGCTGGCCACCATCCGTGCGTCCGTGCTGGGCATCATCGCGGCGCGCGACGAGGTGATTCGCCGCGAGGACGCCTGGGTGCTCCGCGACGCGCTGGATGGCGCGGGCGTGCGCCACCGCATCGTGGAGTTGGAGGGGGCGCACGGCTTCGCGAACCCGACGGACCCGGGCTACGACGAGCGCTCGGCGGCCATGGCCTGGGCGGAGACCTCGATGTTCTTCGAGCACCACCTGCGGCGCTGA
- a CDS encoding FKBP-type peptidyl-prolyl cis-trans isomerase: MRKMCLVAMMLSLAACQPQGAKDGASAAAAANPQTDEQKTLYALGVTLGRNISIFDLSQEEMAYVQAGLNAQVKGEKPVVEMEAYGPKLSELARARSTRRAEKEKEKAKAFLETQAKESGAEKTESGLVYKELTPGTGESPKATDIVKVHYKGTLADGTEFDSSYKRGEPTQFPLQGVIKCWTEGVQKMKVGGKAKLVCPSDIAYGDRGAPPNIPGGAALVFEVELLEIVKPPEAPPAPAMPPSAEQKK; the protein is encoded by the coding sequence ATGCGGAAGATGTGTCTGGTTGCGATGATGCTGAGCCTGGCGGCGTGCCAGCCTCAGGGGGCGAAGGACGGGGCCAGCGCCGCGGCGGCGGCCAACCCCCAGACCGATGAGCAGAAGACGCTGTACGCGCTCGGCGTGACGCTGGGCCGGAACATCAGCATCTTCGACCTGTCCCAGGAGGAGATGGCGTACGTCCAGGCGGGTCTCAACGCGCAGGTGAAGGGCGAGAAGCCCGTGGTGGAGATGGAGGCGTACGGGCCGAAGCTGTCCGAGCTCGCCCGGGCGCGCAGCACCCGCCGCGCGGAGAAGGAGAAGGAGAAGGCGAAGGCGTTCCTGGAGACCCAGGCCAAGGAGTCCGGCGCGGAGAAGACCGAGTCCGGCCTGGTCTACAAGGAGCTGACCCCGGGCACGGGTGAGTCCCCGAAGGCCACGGACATCGTGAAGGTCCACTACAAGGGCACGCTGGCCGACGGCACGGAGTTCGACAGCTCCTACAAGCGGGGCGAGCCCACGCAGTTCCCGCTCCAGGGCGTCATCAAGTGCTGGACGGAGGGCGTGCAGAAGATGAAGGTCGGCGGCAAGGCCAAGCTGGTGTGCCCGTCCGACATCGCCTACGGCGACCGCGGCGCGCCGCCGAACATCCCGGGCGGCGCGGCCCTGGTGTTCGAGGTGGAGCTGCTGGAGATCGTCAAGCCGCCGGAGGCCCCGCCGGCGCCGGCGATGCCGCCTTCCGCCGAGCAGAAGAAGTAG
- a CDS encoding ABC transporter substrate-binding protein — MSLPTLVRGTGLALALAVLASCRIESAAPSSGTRAASEGAPTGEVWVYTSMYQHVLDALEPLLKRELPGVTVRWYQAGSEKVASRLEAERAAGAIRADLLATSDPFLVERLASEGIFLPYASTHVLRVPRALLDLDARYAAIRVSTMVLVHREGSLPPPPSFAALVDGTWKGRVAIGDPLTSGTAFTWAVFCQSRHGETYFAGLRRQGAIVAGGNAAVLQKVESGEADAGVLLLENALTARARGSRIQVVWPTDGAVTIPGPVAILAKTPNPVAARAVVDVLLSPEGQRLIVEQGDMHAVDPRLAGPRGEPGVEVLLERTQPWTPELLRQGLVRGGALKESFSRAFSK; from the coding sequence ATGTCCCTTCCCACGCTGGTCCGGGGGACTGGCCTCGCCCTGGCGCTGGCCGTGCTCGCCTCGTGCCGCATCGAGTCCGCCGCGCCCTCCTCCGGCACCCGCGCCGCCTCCGAGGGCGCGCCCACCGGCGAGGTCTGGGTCTACACGTCCATGTACCAGCACGTGCTGGACGCGCTGGAGCCGCTGCTGAAGCGGGAGCTGCCCGGCGTCACCGTGCGCTGGTATCAGGCCGGCAGCGAGAAGGTGGCCAGCCGGCTGGAGGCCGAGCGCGCCGCCGGCGCCATCCGCGCCGACCTCCTCGCCACGTCGGACCCGTTCCTCGTGGAGCGGCTCGCGAGCGAGGGCATCTTCCTGCCGTATGCGTCCACGCATGTGCTGCGAGTGCCTCGCGCGCTGCTGGATTTGGATGCGCGGTACGCCGCCATCCGCGTGTCGACCATGGTGCTGGTGCACCGCGAGGGCTCGCTGCCTCCGCCCCCGTCCTTCGCGGCGCTGGTGGATGGGACGTGGAAGGGGCGCGTGGCCATCGGCGACCCGCTCACGTCGGGCACGGCCTTCACCTGGGCGGTGTTCTGCCAGTCCCGCCATGGCGAGACGTACTTCGCGGGGCTGCGCAGGCAGGGCGCCATCGTCGCGGGAGGCAACGCGGCGGTGCTCCAGAAGGTGGAGAGCGGTGAAGCGGACGCGGGAGTGCTGCTGCTGGAGAACGCGCTGACGGCGCGCGCACGCGGCAGCCGGATTCAGGTGGTCTGGCCCACGGATGGCGCCGTCACCATCCCGGGGCCCGTGGCCATTCTCGCGAAGACACCCAATCCCGTGGCGGCGCGGGCCGTGGTGGACGTGCTCCTGTCGCCCGAGGGACAGCGGCTCATCGTCGAGCAGGGAGACATGCACGCGGTGGACCCTCGGCTCGCGGGGCCTCGAGGAGAGCCCGGCGTGGAGGTGTTGCTCGAGCGCACGCAGCCGTGGACACCGGAGCTGCTGCGGCAGGGGCTGGTGCGAGGCGGCGCGCTCAAGGAGTCCTTCTCGCGGGCCTTCTCGAAATGA
- a CDS encoding CAP domain-containing protein, with protein MRAWASCRIIAGMRLSSAALRTPLLVLLVLPLGCVSPSKSAQRKPATSHRSTPPSTQRAPTAARATPAEPRAAPASSAKDFALEMVQAHNEARLGARPTPKPPLPPLVWSDAAARQAASWAKACKFEHNPNRGDFGENLAAATPDMWGTAEVVKSWADEVVDYDHTRNTCKKGKVCGHYTQVVWRKTTGVGCATVLCKKNSPFGASFPTWQLWVCNYTPPGNFVGQRPY; from the coding sequence ATGCGCGCGTGGGCGTCCTGTCGCATCATCGCGGGCATGCGTCTGTCTTCCGCCGCGCTTCGCACGCCCCTGCTCGTCCTCCTCGTCCTTCCTCTTGGCTGTGTCTCTCCCTCGAAGTCGGCTCAACGCAAGCCCGCCACGTCCCACCGCTCGACCCCTCCCTCCACGCAGCGCGCTCCGACGGCAGCCCGCGCCACGCCTGCCGAGCCTCGCGCCGCGCCCGCCTCCTCCGCCAAGGACTTCGCGCTCGAGATGGTGCAGGCGCACAACGAGGCGCGCCTGGGCGCGAGGCCCACGCCCAAGCCCCCCTTGCCGCCCCTGGTCTGGTCCGACGCGGCGGCGCGCCAGGCCGCGTCGTGGGCCAAGGCGTGCAAGTTCGAGCACAACCCGAACCGAGGCGACTTCGGAGAGAACCTGGCCGCCGCCACGCCGGACATGTGGGGCACGGCCGAGGTGGTGAAGAGCTGGGCGGATGAGGTCGTCGACTACGACCACACGCGCAACACCTGCAAGAAGGGCAAGGTGTGCGGGCACTACACGCAGGTGGTGTGGCGCAAGACGACGGGCGTCGGCTGCGCGACGGTGCTGTGCAAGAAGAACTCGCCGTTCGGCGCGTCCTTCCCCACGTGGCAGCTCTGGGTGTGCAACTACACGCCGCCCGGGAACTTCGTCGGACAGCGGCCGTACTGA